The genomic stretch CGTAACGGCTCTTTCACCCTTTATTTCCCTTATAAGGGACAGGAACAACGGAAAGTTTGAAGGCTACAATATCGGATTCCCATATACTGACGGAAAGGGAAATGAAGTCAGGGGGTATGAAATCAGAGGACATGGCGGTTACAAGTCGAAGGCTGCCGGTACGGATTCGTCATCCTCGGCATGGGTGGCTGTTCCTTCGGGTATCAGTCCGGACAATGTAAGAAGCGTGTTCTTCTGTGAATCTGCATTTGATGCCATGGCCTTCTACCAGATGAACCGGATACAGATTGGGGACAGTGCGGCTCTGGTTTCACTGGGCGGTACATTCTCTGACAGGCAGATAACCGGAGTCATGGAACGCTTTCCTAATGCACGTGCCTTCGACTGTTTTGACAACGACCTGGCCGGGAGGATATACGGACTGCGCATGATGGCTCTGCAGGAAGGTATTCAGATGAAGATAAGCAGGACTGACGGCGGTATCCGGATTGAAGCGAAAGGAAAGGTATTCGAGCCTGACATGGAGCGTCCCCTACTGGCTCAGGTTGCCAGGCAGCTGAATATCCGGTACCGCATGGGACAGTGGCTTCCTCCGAAGGTTTTCAAGGACTGGAACGACTGCCTGCTGAACAGGCCGATGGAGCCGGTGATTTCACCACACAAAGAGGAACGTGAACAGAATCTGAGCGAACAAAGGAATAAAGGACGTAAAATCTGAATGATATGAACAGAATCAAGTTAAGAATAACGGTAGTGACTGCTTTGGCGGTTTTTATGCTGAAAGGTACGGACACTTTTGCACAACAGACAGACCCGACTCTGACGGGTGCTGTCTTTGCACAGACTTCCACTCTGAAGAATATCTATGACAAACGCCAAAAGGCACACGAGAAAATCATTGCTGCCGAGACTGCCGTAACGGTTGCACTCGACAGGGTACACAGTGTGGAGGACAAGATGCTGGAATATCTTTCCAATGCACAGGGTGCCATGCAGAATCTCTATCAGATTAAGCGTGCCGGGGAACTGGTGGCCACGGAGATACCTCAGAACTGCAGCCTGCTGCTCAAATCGGTCGGCAGTAACCTGAAGGGAACGGCCATTGCTGCAATCGTCTCGGACGAGCTGGCTGATGCCGCAACCCAGATGGCTGCGCTTTATCCGTTCATGAAGCAGCTGGTGACTTCCGGAAGCTATGACACAGACGGTTCTGACGGAAGCAAGGAGAAGCACAAGGTAAACCTGCTCAGTTCTTCCGAGCGGTACTACATTGCAAACGAGGTACTGACCAGACTGGAGGCTGTCAATACCGACCTCTTTATCCTGGCATGGCAGGTACGCACACTCTCATGGAACGACCTCTGGTTCTCTCTTGACCCGGAAGGATGGGCAAGCGTGATGTCCGGCAAGAACATCATAGGAGGAATCGTTGCGGACTGGAACCGGGGGTTCTCATTCAATTAATTCAAACATTGTAATTTATCAGGAATATGGATTCAGAAAAGAAGATTATAGGATGCTGTCCGTTCTGCGGCGGCAACGTGGTGAAGACCTGTAAGGGGTATCGCTGCGAAAACAACACAGGTGAGCATCCTTCTTGTGTGCTCAACATCAATGCCATCATCGGCAACCGGAAAATGAATGACGGGGAGATTGCCGAATTTCTGGAGAAACGCCGAATTCTTTTGGACGGATTCTCCACCAAGGATGGCAAGACTTTCCCGACAGTGCTGGAACTTGCTGATGACGGTGCAGTCAATATGCAGTCCGTTATCGGCAGGTGTCCGCACTGCAGCGGCGAGGTACGTGTGGGGACAAGGGCTTTCAACTGTTCCAACTACAGCAATCAGGAAGCACCGTGTTCATTCGCCATATGGAGGAATATAGGAGGCCATCAGCTGACACTGGAAGAGGCGAAGGAACTTTGTGAGAAGAACATTACTTCATCCGAACTGGAGATGTACCGGGAGGACGGTTCCATTTACCGCAAACGCCTCGGTCTTGCTCCGGACAAACTTCAAATCGTAAAGATATGAAACAGGGAAAGAAACTACTGATACTGCCTGCAGTGGCAGTTCTGCTCGGAATGGGAACCGGCTGTTCCGACAACAGCGAGAATAAGGCACAGGATATGGCCAGAAAGGCACTGATGGCTTTGGTGGACAATCCGGAATCCGTAAAGATTGTCGGTATCAGCAAACCGGATTCTGTATTTGGCCGTGAGTATGTTACAATGAAGGAGAAGATGGCTCTTTCTATGGCCATGATGAAAATCAGCCGCAGGTTTATGGAGAATACGGATTTTGATAATCCAGATTCAGAATGTCACGGGATGTCAGGGCAGATGAAATGTCAGATGGATGCCATGACGGTACTCCGTTCTCTGATGCTTTCCGGTGAACTGAAATCTACAGGTGATGAAATTAGTCAGGAATGCAAGCCGTTCAGCGGTTGGAAAGTGAAGGTTGAATATGAAGCCACTGATTCTGACGGGAAACCGTACTGCTCTGAATACTGGTTTATTATGGATAAGGAAGCGCAATGTGTAATCAGGTCATTTGAAATTCCACTTTTATGAAGCTGAAAATCGGATTGTAAATATTAAGCGGAGCAAACTGTAATAGCTTGCTCCGTTACATTACTTACATGTTATAGGAGAGTTTATTGGGTATTGATTTACAAGACTGTGAATATCACAATCAATATCTTTGTTACAATAGCTACCGTGCTTAGCTTTTTTTACTAAATAGTCTACATACAAAGCATATTCTCTACAAATCTTATTTCCCTGAAGTTTAATCCCTTCACCAAGGTAATCGCTTATGTAAGCACCTATATAGTAAATCTCATTAAGCCCATAAATACCATACTGAGCGCATTTTGATCTGAATTTAAAATAATCCATAATAGAATCTGATTGAAATAGATAAAATATAATATCAAGTTCATAAACAGACATAGCAATAACCGGAACCTTGCTGTCCTTTGGCTGATTTAGATAATTCAATGAAGACATGCCGGGAAAAGAATCTAGAGTTATACATACATTAAGCAGTTTGAGATTTTCGGCAAATGTCATATCAGCTTTTCTTAATGAATAATATTCAGATGCATGATTAAGACATTCTATACATTTTAGGCCTTGATTGAATGCCTCTGTAACGGCCTTTTGATAATCTTCTTTGATTGAGGTTACGCACCCTCGCTTTGATAATTCAGTCAATCTTTTACTCTTAACCTGGAAAACAATTCCCATTTCATTATTACATAACATAGCATCAATGTCAGTAATAGGATCTGAAGATTTACTTCTTTTAATAAGGATGTGATTGTATGAACTTATGTGGAATCTTCTCTTAATGATCTTATATACAATATCTTCCGCTGTCCTTCCTCTTAAATCTGCTAATTTCTTATGAAAAGACTTATCTTCTGAAAGCCAGTAATATGGCGTTTCATTAATTGCAGCAGCCAAAGAGTTCGTATTTACAATGAACAATCCTCTATCATCAGGTAATTTAATTATTGGATATTGTTTAAAATAATTGTAGTCTGTTATATCACAAATTTTATCCGGAAGTTTATCTCCTAATTTGTATGACATTCTTTTTAAGATATTCTGCTCTTCTGGAGAGAAGATTTTTCTTATTTTGTTCGGTTTTATAGTAAATAGATTTAAAGGACAAACATATTCATTCTTACGCCGTTTTTCATTAATTCGTTTCCTTATTTGATTCTCTAGAGTTGTTATGATTTTATTGAACGTTGATTCAATTACAGTTGTATCAAACTCATACTCTTCTCTCAATTTGAATGATAATATTTGTTCATTGTATTTTTCTTTTGCAAATTTTATATATTGCCAATTATAAGCAAGGTCACCTTCATAAAAGTAATTTTCAACAAACAAATCACCAAAATCCTGAGAATCTCTATATAGGTTATGAAGATCATCCATTAAGCCATATACTTCTTTACGAATTTCCTCATCCTTAATAATATCCCAATTCTTCGCAAGATTAACATTCTGCAACCAAAGGCCACATAAAAAGTCTATCTCTGTTGAAAGAAGTCTATCACGATTTGACTCTTGTCCATGTTTTAATTGACTTTCTATTCCCACGGTTTCAAAGAAAGAGATGTATCCCAAAATTCTTCCAAATGAAAAGTATGATGTTATTTCATTTAGTCGTGTTATAATTTCGTGTTTATCCATTTTATTTTCTAATGCAGTTTATATAATCATGTTTATTTTCTTTAAGGATGTATGATAGTATTTCAAATGCGTCCTTATCTATCTGGTTAAGTATGATATGTGCATCATTTGAATAACAGCAGAAATCATACAAGATGGTTGCTAAAAGAATATATGTAGATTTTATTATTGTTTTAACATAGCTATTTATATTATCATTGAACATTTGACCAAATTGCAACACACTCAGAAATGATGAATGTATATGAGATGATGTAATCCTATATAGATTTTTAGCATCATCATCACATATAATCTGATTGATTCCGTTATCCACATGAATGCCTTTTATGCCCGTAATTTCACCATTTGACTTAACAAAATAATATCCTTTTAACGATGTACCTTTGTAATCTAAAATCTTCTTACAATCCTTAATTACATTATCAGGTACTTTTAATTGTAGTAAAAGTACAGACACTTTATTTTTCAAATTTTCTATTTCATTTTTTTCCTTTGCTTCTTTCTCCTTATACTCTTCTGGAACATTATTAAGTCCCTGTCTGTTCTGAAAACCTCGAATTTCCCATATTGATAAAACTATTTCTCTTTCAGCATCACTTTGTTGCGTTATAAATATGTTATGAAATGTAAAGCATAATTCATAATAGCTTCTTAGGACAGATAATATGGATGGTATATCTTGAATAAGTAAATTACTATTTTCCAATAAACTTTGTCCTTTTAATAAATTTAAGATTGATTTAGTTCTCAACAATCCCATTTGCAGCATACATTGCGCTATACAGTCACTTTCTGAGACAGTCTTTTGATTATACTTCCAATAAGATCTGAGCTGATGTATCAACTTAAATACAGTATGACATAAATTCTCTATATGTTCTTTGAAGAATAAAATCACATTACTTTCATCCAATTGTGATAAATATTCTTCTGTAGATAGAATATCCTCTTTCATGTGTTTTTAATTCTTTATCATAATTCGGGTCTATTTAATTTTCAATTTTTATAAGTGATAACTGTCTATTTTAGACTCTGCTACCAATTGTTTTTCTTCCTCCAATATAGCGTATGATTTTATTATACGATCTTCAAGATAAATATGATTAAGCGTATACTCCAGTGATTTAAAAGTCTGTTCACGAAGTGCTGGTTTCAGTTGGCATTCCCATACTGTAATACAATGCCATCCCATAGAGGCCAGCTCTTTTTGCTCTTTAATATCACGTTCCTTATTTTTCTGGATTTTGTCCTTCCAAAACTCTGAGTTTGTTTTTGGTAGTACAAAATACTTGCATCCGTCATGACCATGCCAGAAACATCCATTTACAAATATTACAGTTCTGTATTTCCGTAATACAAGATCAGGATGCCCTGGCAAACGAGGATGGTTCAGCCGGTAGCGGAAGCCCCTGCTGAACAAGAACTTACGGACCAGTAATTCCGGCTTTGTATTCTTGCCATGTATAGCAGACATATTCTTATGTCTTTGCTCTTTTGTTAATCTATCTGACATCTACTTATCATGAATCTTTTAAACATACTTCTATTAAAATCACACTAACTACTGTAGACATCCATAATACTAGCAATCTAGATAAATATTGATTTATCAACAACTTGATAATCTTTAATCCAAGGTACTAAGTACTAGTAATATTATTATGTCATATTACCATGTCAACATAAACTTTTATTCTGGAAACCCTTTACTACGCAATCGCTTTAAATTGGAATAAAAGCCATATTTCATCCGGTCATCAAGCTGCCTTTTTCCTTTGACAACATCATCCATAACCTTCCATTGCCAATCCTTTAATACCCGTTTACGTCTATCCCAATCTACCATCTTTTGAACTAATTCAATAGTTATGAGCTCAAGTATTTGACTTTCTTCAGTTGTTGGCGTTTTCTGTGGAGCTTCAACATTTGCTAG from Phocaeicola dorei encodes the following:
- a CDS encoding toprim domain-containing protein, whose translation is MSDYKVNFREMKSRVGIDDIAYALGYRLDRKAGIGRYIELVLGEGGNKRDTLIVSHPNDKAAQTFFRRDGSKGDVVTLIRENLSSFTVSGKDEWQKIAKVMARFANMPEPEYREDREYVKSAGKSCGVFDVSRYEVKPVDTGKIPGLFSRRGLSKATVTALSPFISLIRDRNNGKFEGYNIGFPYTDGKGNEVRGYEIRGHGGYKSKAAGTDSSSSAWVAVPSGISPDNVRSVFFCESAFDAMAFYQMNRIQIGDSAALVSLGGTFSDRQITGVMERFPNARAFDCFDNDLAGRIYGLRMMALQEGIQMKISRTDGGIRIEAKGKVFEPDMERPLLAQVARQLNIRYRMGQWLPPKVFKDWNDCLLNRPMEPVISPHKEEREQNLSEQRNKGRKI
- a CDS encoding topoisomerase C-terminal repeat-containing protein; its protein translation is MDSEKKIIGCCPFCGGNVVKTCKGYRCENNTGEHPSCVLNINAIIGNRKMNDGEIAEFLEKRRILLDGFSTKDGKTFPTVLELADDGAVNMQSVIGRCPHCSGEVRVGTRAFNCSNYSNQEAPCSFAIWRNIGGHQLTLEEAKELCEKNITSSELEMYREDGSIYRKRLGLAPDKLQIVKI
- a CDS encoding DUF5677 domain-containing protein, which encodes MKEDILSTEEYLSQLDESNVILFFKEHIENLCHTVFKLIHQLRSYWKYNQKTVSESDCIAQCMLQMGLLRTKSILNLLKGQSLLENSNLLIQDIPSILSVLRSYYELCFTFHNIFITQQSDAEREIVLSIWEIRGFQNRQGLNNVPEEYKEKEAKEKNEIENLKNKVSVLLLQLKVPDNVIKDCKKILDYKGTSLKGYYFVKSNGEITGIKGIHVDNGINQIICDDDAKNLYRITSSHIHSSFLSVLQFGQMFNDNINSYVKTIIKSTYILLATILYDFCCYSNDAHIILNQIDKDAFEILSYILKENKHDYINCIRK
- a CDS encoding very short patch repair endonuclease, yielding MSDRLTKEQRHKNMSAIHGKNTKPELLVRKFLFSRGFRYRLNHPRLPGHPDLVLRKYRTVIFVNGCFWHGHDGCKYFVLPKTNSEFWKDKIQKNKERDIKEQKELASMGWHCITVWECQLKPALREQTFKSLEYTLNHIYLEDRIIKSYAILEEEKQLVAESKIDSYHL